The Primulina huaijiensis isolate GDHJ02 chromosome 10, ASM1229523v2, whole genome shotgun sequence region ACTTTGAATTTCTGTTAAAGTCTTTGGTTTAGGCCAGTCTAAAATTGCCTTTACCTTCTTGGGATCCACTGATACTCCTGCCTTTGATATTATATGACCAAAGAAAGTGACGCTCTCTACACAAAACTCATATTTCTCTCTAGCCAAAATTCACACGCCATCGATAAATGCTATTACAAATTTGTCAAAGATTGTCTTGAATACTttgttcatgagatccatgaaagcCGCTGGAGTATTTGTCAATCTAAATGACATTACCGTTAACTCGTAATGTCTGTACGTTGTTTTGAAGGCTGTCTTTGGAATGTCAACTACTTTgactttcagttgatgatagCATGACCACAGATCGAGCTTCGAAAAACTATAGCTCCTTTAAATTGATTGAATAGGTCGTCTATTCTTGAAAGaggatatttgttcttgattgtgatcttattgaTTTAGAAGGTAGTCGATATACAACCTCATACTTACATAATTCTTCTTTACAACAAATAGGGCTGGAGCTCTCCCCAAAGAGAGACACTTGGTCTGATTTGCTTTTTGTTTAACAGTTCTTGGGATTGTTCTTTTAGCTCCTTGGGTTCAGCTACAGTTATTCGGTAGGGTGCCTTTGATATTGGCGCAACACCAGAACCAAGTTAATCTCGAATTCTACCTTGCGGTCCAGGATCATTCCAGGTTACTCTTCCGGAAAAACGTCTGGAAATTCTCGCACCATTTAAATTCTTCTAGCTTGAGCTCAACTCATTCTCTTACTTCGGTCACCATTGTTAGATAGATTTTTTCACCAGACTTCATCACTTTCCAGGTCTAGGAAGCAGAAATGAGAGATTTTTGTTCCTTGACCTTGCACGGACTTAGCGCGGGCACACTTCAAAGTGGGCGCAGGGGTGTCGGCGTCTTTTTTGTCTGGCTTAGTGAAATTTTTTACCTATAGTGTGAGTGCACCCAAATCACTGCGCGGACGCGCTGATCCTTCTATTCTCGACacgaattatttatttttttgaaaaactatttccttcaggattatgaacctgacggctctgataccacttaaatgtcacgtcccGAGACAAAAGCGCAACGACACCGGCGTttaacaatcacataattgtaAAACATGTCTCGTAATACAGTTTAAATCAAATCCAATCTATTTCATAAATAACTCATCTTTACAACGAGAAATTCTCAAAAACGAAATAAAATTTCCAAAGCATTTTACAACTTAATTAAAGcttgaaataatcataactaAAATAAGTTCTTAAATTGGAACATCTTGTTGACAAGCCCCAAAACATATTTTGCTCTTATTCGTCTAACTGCTCCACGTTCTTATCTGGAGAGGGAGAGTAAGGATGAGTGTTTGGTGAAATACTCAACAAGTGGAGGCCGATCGAACACACAACAANTAATCATATCATAAACGTGAAGCTCGTAAACTTGAAACTCACAAACTTGAAGCATGGAAATTCATCTTTTTTTCCCATAGTTTACTGGTATCAGTATCTAATTGTTAGTTCTCTAAGAGGCGAAGTCATACAATGATTACAATCCAACATATAAGGGCCATACATAGTTCGGAAATCCTTTATCATATCTAGTCGGATCATAACATTGTttgaaacatattatttttaaacaaatcaTATAACGAAAAATATATTCGATCGATTTAAAACATATACATATCTTTGAAACGAAAAGTCCACTTatcaattttcttcaaaaatcgTGAAAAGCAAGGGGGTGATTCTCGAAAATTTGCCTCTCTTAAACCTCGAAATCTTGTGCTTCTTTGAAAGAAATTCTGCAGCGTTTTGTCTAAGTTCCTCccttttttttcgaaaatatgtgaAGAAAGTGGTGTAAATTTTGAACGGCAAGAGGTCCTATTTATAGGTGTTGAGGAGGGGTTTGAGATTGACTTGAACTCCATCTCCAtcttcaaaattcgaaaatgaGGATATGTTGAAATCCggagatttaaattttttattttggttgtgGATAGATGATTATCACAATCTGCGtatcttgaaaatatttatcttgaaatatacatttttgtatatatacattaaattttgagtttcttGGCAACAATCCAGTATGAACTTCGTAAATTTAAAATGCCTGAGTTTCAAATTTTGGGAGCTTTACACTTGTGGGGCAATAGTTGACTTACACATTCACTCATATTTTCAAACCAAAAATATGAGTTGACTGTGTTTCTTAACAAACCGAATTAAATCAGTTTACTTGAGTTATCAGTTTGTACCTACACATTTCACTCATATTTTCAAACCAAAAATATGAGCGACTGTTTCTTAACAAACCGAATTAAATCAGTTTACTTGAGTTATCAGTTTGTCTGAATTTTTGTTTCTCCTTATCCATGTGTACTTGAATTTTGGTGGCATGCTAATGACATCAAGACAATGTCCTATTAATGTCTATTTGCATTTTCTGCGGCCTTGAATATTTGAAAGAATCTTCAGTTAAGCAATTGCCTTATTTTTTGGTTTTGCATTCTACTCAAACAGGTTATTGCACTTAAAGATATCATTCGACCGCCACAAAAGGAGAACTTCAATGATGTCTATATCGTTTATGAACTAATGGACACTGATCTTCATCAAATTATTCGGTCCAACCAGCAATTGGCTGATGATCATTGTCGGGTTAGGCCTCATTTTCTTATGGCATACAGAATTTCTCTTTCGGGTGTCAGTAGTGATAGATCTGAACACGTCATTTCTGTGTATCgtaattttttgtttgaaagGCTTTTTATTGaaaagcaattttttttaaatttggaaGCTCCTTATGAGTTGCGCTTTTACATTACTGAGTGTCATCTTCTACTTCGCATGTACCTTTTCTTCTTTGACCACCTTCAATAAATAGAAGAGAAAAGACGTCACTGTAGAAACTAAATAGGAGCTACTAGATACAttgcaaaagaaaatttagTTGGTGTGCTTATAGAagttagtttaattaatttgtaattGAATTTAACTTCTATATAATGCTGTAGACTTCTTTGTTTTTAATACAAATTTGCAGTACTTTCTCTACCAAATCCTGCGAGGACTCAAATATGTTCATTCTGCAAGTGTGTTGCACCGTGATCTGAAACCAAGTAATTTGCTCCTCAATGCCAATTGTGATTTGAAAATTGGAGATTTTGGGCTTGCAAGGACAACATCTGAAACCGATTTTATGACGGAATATGTTGTTACTCGCTGGTACCGCGCACCAGAACTGCTTCTGAATTGTTCAGAATACACTGCAGCGATTGATATATGGTCTGTAGGTTGCATACTTGGTGAAATAATGACGCGACAGCCTCTTTTTCCTGGCAAAGATTATGTACATCAGTTGAAACTTATCACAGAGGTATTTTCTTATGAAAAAATTATACCAGATGTACATGTCAAAATTTTTggcttatttgaattttatctcAGGCATTCGTTTCTTGAAaactttaatatataaaaacaaactgatttgatttcttcttgttcttgttcATCTGGTTTTTCGTGATGTATTAAAAACTGATGTTAGTTTCTTCTTGATGTTGCTCGTTATGTTTTTCGTAATCGCAATAGCTCATTGGCTCTCCGGATGATGCTAGTCTCGGATTTCTTAGGAGTGACAATGCCAGAAGATATGTGAGACAGCTCCCACAATACCCGAGGCAACAATTCTCTGCTAGATTTCGTAACACTTCTCCGGGGGCTCTGGATTTATTAGAAAAAATGCTAGTTTTTGACCCAAGCAGACGTATTACAGGTATGTATATATTCCTTTTTAAGTCGTTTTATTAAACAGTGATCTAAAGTTACATTTGCCACCTTTAGCTAAACCCTGCGCAAATTGTTATAATGTCGTGGAATTGACCATGATTTTGGATCCTAATACTTGAACTATCTAAATCCTTCATCTCTATCAAGGCGTGACTTCGGAGTCATCTGAAAGGTGGGTGATATGAAATATGCCTCAATCATGAACATGGCACTTCACTTCTACAACCTCATCTGAATGATTCTTTTATATTGAGAAGCAGAAACTCTGTTTAGTAAACATTTTTAGTTCAACTTTGGTGGCTTTACGTTGTTATTCTACTCGCAGTTGATGAGGCACTCTGTCACCCGTACTTGGCACCTCTTCATGATATCAACGAGGAGCCCGTTTGCCCTAGGCCTTTTGTTTTCGACTTTGAGCAGCCATCTTTCACTGAAGAGAACATTAAGGAACTCATTTGGAGAGAGTCTGTGAAATTCAATCCCGACCCAACTCATTGAGGGAAGCGATCGTGCTACGTATCCTGTCTCTGAATTACTCTTGACATATGTAGAAATCTTCTTTGGACCCCCATTGGAAATGAGAAATAATTTTAGTGGAGAACTGGTGAAGTACATTTGTTACTGTTGTATGATGATAAGTTTGTTATTAAGATGCAAGAATTATGGTTTTCCTTGTTATCTTTGCAGTGAATGTTGTACGAAGAGCTGTACTAAATGTTTCTACCGTCTAGAAGCAACTGTTGCTATAAATTGGTGTCAATTGTAATTTTTGCGTGATAAAATCAAGATTTCTTCTCATTGATTGTGCTCACTTCATGCATGTAGTGTTTCGTTTCATATCTACTGAAAGTTCCCAGTTTTCAGATGCTCAAATAAAGAAAGCTTAACGCTGTGAAAAACAATGATTCAAGAATCAACTAATTAATTACCAAAGTATGTGAGATTATCCAGTATGTGAGCAACTTTCATTAtacaatgaatgccaaagaaaaCCATGGAATGAAAGGTACATGAGCTCAATTCACTTTTTGGttctttgctttgattttgCTTTTGAGTCAAAATGATGAGACTTGAGCTTCTTCTTTCGTACCTCGGTAGCTGGGCCACTACCTTCTCTGAATGGCATACCCATTAAAGCCAGTAATCTGTATGCTTCTTTATCTGTCTCAGCTGTGGTCGAGATACAAACATCCATCCCCCTTGGTTTACCAAGCACATCATAACTTATCTCTGGGAACACACTCTGTTCACGAAAGCCAAGGCTGTAATTACCATTTCCATCGAAGCTATTGGAGTTCACCCCTTGAAAATCTCGTGTGCGAGGAAGCCCCAGATTGATGAGCCGATCAAGAAACGAGTACATTACCTGCCATAAACAGATGAGGCATAGTAATTAGCACAAAGAGAACAAGAGGAAATGAATTTGGTCGCAGATGCACGCGAGGTTATGTTAATATGATACTTGAGGAGACTTCCACATTGGATGAGGTCGGTTGAAACACCCAACCGTAGAAACAATAATATTGAGATATGCATTAGTATCCAGAGTACAGTAAAAAATCGGCGTCACTTGATACCAAATCATATCCACAAAGAAGCCAATTCGTTTAATTTGAGTGATACAAAAAGTCGAGAATTCTTATCCCTGAACCACAAGCTTAGCAAGTTCATATTTGATATACTACTGGTTTCCTTTTAAAAATGATGCATCATATCTACGATATTGTCTGGGGCGAGAAATTCAACGTCAATGAAATTACATTTAGATTGATGAATTTGAATAAATCCATTGGTTTGTTTGGGTAGATCCATTTGACAATGGATTTTAAACCCTCGACTAGTCATTTTTTGGACCATTCCGGTGGATTTCAAATCTTTCTAACCATGGAGTCATTTAAATCCTTccttcaaataatttcttaaatcCAAATCCTCCAATCCAAATGTAACTTGAAAGAATTACAGGTTAACAGATGACAAACAACATATGATTGGACTCCCTATAAAACAGAAGTGGAAAATTTATGAGCTTAGAAGTCAGCAGTGAGATGAGCCTTTCTTACAAAACTAGTTTACAAAATAAAGATATCATCCAATTTATATTCAGGGAAGGAAAATTaatgttcaagttttgttaCAATGCATTACATATTGTACCAACAAAATTTGTCATTTGAATCTCATATGCGAGCAAACCACACTAAATGCATTCATGACACAGTTCTGTTATGAAAAACCATCCATGTTGCAGGGCTTGATTGATAACTCGCACTATTAGCTATTTGGTCATCTTTCATTGGCCAGCAAAATATCAATAGGCCAGATACTACTACAATTTTTGGGCTGATCACTAAACGCCTAAGAAATGTAAATCATCACAAACTACATATCACACTCCAATACATGGTATAATTACAAGCACAACCCTCTTCACCAGAAACTCAAATAACATATTTCCATAAATGCCCCCAAATGAAGATATCTATTTCTCCAAGGCGCTACAATGAATAGAAAAATTATCCACTTCAATTCGACCATAGTAACAAATATTTACGTTAGATGaaactaaaaaaatgaaatcaacTCATGTGAACAAGAATGGAGAGAGAAGGTCGAGAAAAGAGACAGGAACTGATGAGCAACAACTGCAAGGCTGATCTGGAACAGTGAAGTTGAGTTAAAATCACTCATAAAATACCTTTCAAACTTTTctgaaaataactaaaattaaaatttccatgTGAAAGCAAAAATAGAACATAAACATACTTGGGTGGTACTATAGTGTTGGCCGAGGAAATTGCTAGATATGTGCATGGTAAAGGGAGTGCGTTGGTATTAAAACTAAATATGAAAATGATGGGTAATGGAATGGAGATTATAGATATGGCCGTCAAAGTGGCAGAAATGATAGGCaccatttgaaaaaaaggaTAGGGAAAAATGGTTGATGGTGAAGAATATGAAGATAGCACAAGATGGTAAAAAGTTGATTCAGTTAAAAAAGGAGGGAACATGCAAtagccaaaaataaaaaatataaatataaatataaatgtagTTTCTAAAAACGGTACAAATGTTATttcacattttaatttattttttgttatccTAAATTCAATTATCACAGATCGATAACTTCAAGAATTATCTGATATTACTACTCAAACCACTGGATCATATTATCCACAACTCAACACATATCATTCTATTATTACATCATCTCAACTAAACACAACCTTGAGGAGTTGCGTGAATAATCTCTCACAACAGCATGGACTAAACTCTAGAGTAAATGGGGAGCCATAGTCACTCAACTTCTAACTGGAGTCTCTGAATATTTTCCAGTCATATTTTCAGTTCTTATCACTCTATCATGCTGTGGATAATGTGTAAATAACTTGTTGTTTAATATTTGTCTATCAAGATTTTCAATTCTCTATCACTTGTACACTGAAAAAATCCACAGAATTTGCCgagaacaaaataaaaaataatgcagCTTTGATAGGTAAAACGGCTCACATTTCCTCTTAGAGTGACGGCTATTCCAAGAGGCTGGTTTTCTCTGATCTTAAAGGTGGCGATGGCCTTCTTTGCTCTCGTCTTAATAGGCCTCTGTCCCGTAATAAGTGCCAAATCATTCATCGCTGCTTCCAAACCCTTCGAATTCTGCGCAGCATCTCCAATCCCACAATTCACaacaattttcttgatttttggaACCTAAAAAAAAACAAGCAAGATACCCATAATTGTTAATCTAGCCCGACTGCCCCCGGCTAATTGCTTTCCCAATTAATTTCAATTCGTTAATTCAAAATCCCCAAGCACAAAATCAAGAAGCCCCTTCTACCACACCAATCTCAACTCTTTCCAGAAAATGCAACTGAAAAATTGCAGTGTGAAAAAACAATAATACCTGGTGAATGTTGGTGTAATTGAACTCATCTTTGAGTAAGGGTACGATTCTCTCGAGGTAAGCGGACTTTAGACGTTCGACTTTCTCGGAATCCGTCTTCTCCACCAGGACAACCGGTGTCATGGATTTCACGGAGAAGCCACCGCGGCGAACATAAGGCAGTCGAACGGAATGAGTAGCCAGTTGACCGTGGAACGTGGAGGCAGTGGAGTGTAGCAGGCCTGGAGATAACGCCATCGGAGATGGAGCGAGCTGCTGGTTTGCTCTCTTTGTGGGGTGGTTCACTCGTGTGGCCTAGAAGACGATAAGATGATCTGTGCCCGGGAATTAAGATTAACTATCGGGATAATACTTgattgacaaaaatttgtgtgagacggtctcacggatcgtatttgtgagacgtatcttttatttgggtcatccacaaaaaaatattactttttatgctaagaatattactttttgttgtgaatatgggtagggttgactcgtctcacagattaggatccgtgagacggtctcacatgagactcactctggTTGGTTTGATATTTTTCGGTTaactttcttttatttatcGGTGCCAAAATTGTCACCTCGGAATTTCAACATTCATAAATACTGGTATACCGACGCACGTGTGGCgtgcttgtataatattttttataattcatttaatttatattaaaacgaagatcaaaatataattataagaaatagtgagggactaaactgtaattttgatatataaattaaaaaataaattcaacaataaaagaataaaaaaatgaccTCAATAAGAATTGAACTTACAACCTAAACCCCAACAAACAATGACTCTATCAACCGAACTATATATACCTTAAATCTTAATTTTAAcattttgttaatatatataattattaaaaccgaccatgacaccaaagttagttactctaagtgtctcaaacttaataaagtAGTATAGATTGTCAAGCTCTAGGTTGAGATTTTCATAAGCTCatgtaacataaaaatatatatgagacggttgtgagaaaaatattttatttgataaatatgcACATGGTTGATCGTCTCATGAATAAAATCcataatatcatatcaaaagaaacctattaattatataatcgCAATTACTTTGTATCTTGTGCACGTTATGAAAATGGTCAACTAGTTGTATGTATCTCACTGCCTTCCTCAAATCACGTTGTAAAAGAGGAATAAGAAAATTTAGGGGAATTGAATAAAATCAGTTCAGAGAAGTGGTCGGTTTGAGATCCAATCTGGGTAAATAAGGAATATCTCATTTAAACCATCCCGACATACATCAACCCGAGAAGCCACCAATTAGACTGCTATATTCATACAAACCAGAGCATAGGCAGACGTCTCATCATGAGCTGTGACCGGACGCTGAAAACAAAACCATCATTAACTCTTCTCCTGTAAATATCCATGTTTGTCTGATCATTGGGGTGAGTCCAGTGTGTCATCTAAATCAAGTTGACCAATGCTTAATGGTTGTGAGTTGACTAAAATGCCAAAACAAGTGTTgatgaattaaaataaagaatggaGAGTTGGTTTCGGTTGTAACAGCTGGAATAACTGAATTGATGAGGAGTTATGATCCAATACATATAGAAGCTAGAAGCCAAGCTCGCAGAGTAATTTGTTGCTTTTCTTATGAGATTCTGTTGATCGACTCTGA contains the following coding sequences:
- the LOC140986909 gene encoding mitogen-activated protein kinase homolog MMK2, whose amino-acid sequence is MESSSGAGDHGGHNIKGVPAHGGRYVQYNVYGNLFEVSRKYVPIRPVGRGAYGIVCAAVNSETREEVAIKKIGNAFDNRIDAKRTLREIKLLRHMDHDNVIALKDIIRPPQKENFNDVYIVYELMDTDLHQIIRSNQQLADDHCRYFLYQILRGLKYVHSASVLHRDLKPSNLLLNANCDLKIGDFGLARTTSETDFMTEYVVTRWYRAPELLLNCSEYTAAIDIWSVGCILGEIMTRQPLFPGKDYVHQLKLITELIGSPDDASLGFLRSDNARRYVRQLPQYPRQQFSARFRNTSPGALDLLEKMLVFDPSRRITVDEALCHPYLAPLHDINEEPVCPRPFVFDFEQPSFTEENIKELIWRESVKFNPDPTH
- the LOC140986910 gene encoding large ribosomal subunit protein uL5c, whose amino-acid sequence is MALSPGLLHSTASTFHGQLATHSVRLPYVRRGGFSVKSMTPVVLVEKTDSEKVERLKSAYLERIVPLLKDEFNYTNIHQVPKIKKIVVNCGIGDAAQNSKGLEAAMNDLALITGQRPIKTRAKKAIATFKIRENQPLGIAVTLRGNVMYSFLDRLINLGLPRTRDFQGVNSNSFDGNGNYSLGFREQSVFPEISYDVLGKPRGMDVCISTTAETDKEAYRLLALMGMPFREGSGPATEVRKKKLKSHHFDSKAKSKQRTKK